The stretch of DNA AATCAGTTTAGCGCCTTGTCTAAAAGAGTACAATACCTTTCCTTTAGAAAATTGGTTAACCGAATTGCATTCTTGTCCTTCTTCTAATTGATGGCTCCATAACTTCGTTCCCTGGTTATCAACAAGGGCAATTTCCTTCCAACCAGAACCTCCAATATAATAGTTGGATTTAGTTGTTGAACATGAACATATCAAAAACGAATAGACTATACATACAACTACGGAAACCTTTATATTATGTATCATAGAAGCCCATGAATAATAAGTATTTTCATAACGAGAATAACTAAATACATTAAATTATATGCTAGTAACTTCATGTGATTTTAAATCATTAAACATTTCAAATGCATCTTTAGGGATCAAATTCTCATGAACCACAGCGCTAACAGCCTGAATCATAGCCCCAGGGTTTTCTGACTGAAAAACATTACGTCCCATATCAACCCCGGCAGCTCCCTCATTAATTGCCATATAACTAAGTTTTAACGCATCTAACTCTGGCAGTTTTTTTCCTCCAGCAACTACAATAGGTACTGGACAAGATGAGGTCACCTTTGAAAAGCCTTCAGTATAATACGTTTTAACAATGTTCGCTCCATTCTCGGCACACATACGTGATGCCAGACTAAAATAACGGGCATCTCTAACCATATCTTTACCAACAGCCGTTACCCCCATTACAGGAATACCCGCTTTTTGACCAGCATCAACAGCTTTACATATATTAGCCATCGTAATAGCCTCGGTGGATGTATCTCCTACTGAAGCCATAACAGCTATGGCCGAAGCATTCATACGAACAGCATCTTGAATATCAATTAATACGTTGTGATTCAACTCAGTCAATATGGATGTTCCAGCATCAGATCGTAAACAGATTGGTTTATTCGAATTAGCAGGAATATTTGAACGGATCATACCGCGAGCCCCCATTAAACAATCTGCATATTTAATTAATGGTGTAATAGTTAAATCAATTCGTTCTAGACCAGAAGTAGGTCCCATAATAAAACCATGATCGAAAGCCAACATGACTGTTCGTCCTGTAGATGGCCGGAAAATACGGGAAAGACGATCTTTCATTCCCCAGTCCATGTTATCACTCCCTTTTAAATAAAAAGCTTGGTTACTAACAGGTTCATTTGAAAAATTATTCCCTTCTCTTAAATCATCTAAATCAGCCATAATATTTTTTTAAATTATATAATACTCTTTAATTATTTACATTTATACGTATTGTTCAATTGCCTTGGAAAATGACTCAAACATGCAAGCCCAAGAAGTAGCTCCTGGATCTGCTGTTCCAATTGATCGTTCTCCTAAATGACGTGCTCTGCCAAAATTTGCCTTCATAGCAATGGTTTTTTCTGCTCCAACCAAAGCTGCCTTTGCTCCTTTATTTAAGATTTCAACTATATCGCCTTCAGCACTCTCAATAGCCTCGACTGCTGGAACTAAAGCGTCCATCATAGTTTTATCTCCTATCTTTGCCTTTGTTTGTGTTTGAAGCATGTTTAAACCAGATCTAAACATGTTCTTTACTTCCTTGACATCTAATGCATCACCTTTTGAAGCATCTGCCATTCCCATAAAAAAAGCGCCCATAAGTGTACTTGTAGAACCACATGATTCTTCCATAGTGCCAAAGGCCATGTTACCTAACATTTCGTTAAATTCGACACCACTTTCACCTGCTTTCATTACAGCATTAAGAGCAGCAACAATGGCTGTTCCATGATCTCCATCTCCAGCTACAGCATCTAAGTTTGAGAGTTCTTCGGCACGTTCGGTAATATTTGTTAACGCAAACCTCATCATACTTTTAAAAGCATCTATAGTCAACTTCTCCATAACTTAATTTTTGCCTATTACTGTCCAATATGGAGCATCAGAAGTGCAATCTTTCAAGTAAATAGCATGATCATCATCACATTTACCTAAAATCATCTGAAAACCAGATTGCTCTTGTACAGTTAATATTTCTGTTATTTTACCTTCCACTAATTGACATCCTGCTGCTTCAAGGATTTGACAAGATTTTCGGAAAATAATATTCATTTCCATATGTGTGGTAGCTCCAACACCATTGATATAAAGAAGCATTCTGTCATCTGTCTTTGCCTCTAACTTTTCCATAAGTTGGGTTATCATATATGTGGCTGTTTCATCTGCACTAAGAAGTTCCATACGACCGCCACCGCCTTCACCATGCTGTCCCATACCAATTTCCATAACACCTTCTGGAAGCTCAGCTATAATGCCACCATTTTGTGGATGTGTACATGACTTCATTGCCACAGCAAGCGTTGCAACCTGATTATTGAAACGCTCGCCTATTTCACATAACTCATCTAGCGATTTACCTTCCTCTGCTGCTGCACCTAAAATTTTATATAAAGGCACGCAACCTGCTAATCCACGACGATCCTCATCAGGTGTAGAATTACCTGCACTTATATCATCATGAGTAAGAATGCTTTTTACATTGATGTTATGGCGTTCAGCCATTTGCATAGCCATATTAGCACTCATAACATCACCAGCATGATTTAAAACAATTAGGAGTACACCAGCTTCACGATTAAATTCTTTAAGCGCTTGAAGGAGACGAGGTGCACCAGGAGCAGCGAAAATATCACCAACTACTGAGCAATCAAGCATGCCCTCTCCCACGAAACCACTTAGAGCAGGCTCATGACCAGCACCACCTAAAGTAACAATGGCAACCTTATCTTGAGGCTTTGGATGGGTACGAACAACCGTATACTCATCTAAAAGTGTCACTTTATCCCTATATGCCATCGTATATCCCTCTAATAACTCTTTAGTAATATTATTAGGGTCATTAATAAATTTTTTGATTTGAGAAGTGTTTGCTATTTCAGACATCATTTTATATTTTTTGTTTTAACTAAGTTTTATTATTTGTCAAATTGCATAAGCTCGATAGGAGCGCCTTCTTCTTCTACAAAAGCAATGGTTAAACCATCTTTTGGAGAGAAAGGCTCAATTAAAATTGTTTTGCCTTCCATTTCGACTTGCAAATCTTCAACCTGATAAGCAATATGTGCTGTCGTCTGAATCAATTCTGGAAATTCAGAACCTGATTCAAATCGTAACCACTCAATTTTGTTTGCGCTATTGGTATAGTCTGTAATAAATAATTTGGCGCCCTCCATATAATTTTCTTCAGGCTGAACGACTTTCGTTGGAATCCCAATGTGATCTAATTTTCTCATTTTTAAACCATTTAAATAATTAATAACATTATTGATTAAGAACAGAAAAAGTGATTTCTACAACTGTTAAGTCCTGCTCTTTTTAACTAAAACAACTTCTTACATATTACCCATAATATCAGTAAAGGATACATTTGGATTGGTAAAACGAAGCGCTGCACCATCATGATAATTCGCATACTCCGAGACCACAGCTCCTTGATCTCCAGCCAACATAAAGTGTGGGGCTTCCAATCGACCTAAAGTCTGTAAGCCATTTAATTTTAGTTCATTCACATTAGACACAGTGATAAAACCTTTCTGACTTTCAGGCGTTTTAGGGTTATTGGCCGTAGTTTCACCTTCTCCAAAATTGTAAATGGAACCACCACGTA from Flavivirga spongiicola encodes:
- a CDS encoding DAK2 domain-containing protein codes for the protein MEKLTIDAFKSMMRFALTNITERAEELSNLDAVAGDGDHGTAIVAALNAVMKAGESGVEFNEMLGNMAFGTMEESCGSTSTLMGAFFMGMADASKGDALDVKEVKNMFRSGLNMLQTQTKAKIGDKTMMDALVPAVEAIESAEGDIVEILNKGAKAALVGAEKTIAMKANFGRARHLGERSIGTADPGATSWACMFESFSKAIEQYV
- a CDS encoding dihydroxyacetone kinase subunit DhaK, giving the protein MMSEIANTSQIKKFINDPNNITKELLEGYTMAYRDKVTLLDEYTVVRTHPKPQDKVAIVTLGGAGHEPALSGFVGEGMLDCSVVGDIFAAPGAPRLLQALKEFNREAGVLLIVLNHAGDVMSANMAMQMAERHNINVKSILTHDDISAGNSTPDEDRRGLAGCVPLYKILGAAAEEGKSLDELCEIGERFNNQVATLAVAMKSCTHPQNGGIIAELPEGVMEIGMGQHGEGGGGRMELLSADETATYMITQLMEKLEAKTDDRMLLYINGVGATTHMEMNIIFRKSCQILEAAGCQLVEGKITEILTVQEQSGFQMILGKCDDDHAIYLKDCTSDAPYWTVIGKN
- the lsrF gene encoding 3-hydroxy-5-phosphonooxypentane-2,4-dione thiolase, encoding MADLDDLREGNNFSNEPVSNQAFYLKGSDNMDWGMKDRLSRIFRPSTGRTVMLAFDHGFIMGPTSGLERIDLTITPLIKYADCLMGARGMIRSNIPANSNKPICLRSDAGTSILTELNHNVLIDIQDAVRMNASAIAVMASVGDTSTEAITMANICKAVDAGQKAGIPVMGVTAVGKDMVRDARYFSLASRMCAENGANIVKTYYTEGFSKVTSSCPVPIVVAGGKKLPELDALKLSYMAINEGAAGVDMGRNVFQSENPGAMIQAVSAVVHENLIPKDAFEMFNDLKSHEVTSI
- a CDS encoding VOC family protein, translating into MRKLDHIGIPTKVVQPEENYMEGAKLFITDYTNSANKIEWLRFESGSEFPELIQTTAHIAYQVEDLQVEMEGKTILIEPFSPKDGLTIAFVEEEGAPIELMQFDK